The sequence below is a genomic window from Synechococcus sp. PCC 7335.
GCGATCGCCACCGCTGATATTATTTTGATCAACAATAACCTCACTGATGTGCTCACCGCGATCAAACTTAGTCAGGCTACCCTGAACAAGATTCGTCAAAACCTAGCTTGGGCCTTTTCCTACAACCTTATCTGCATTCCATTGGCGGCGGGAGCCCTGCTGCCAGCGTTTGGCATATTTCTCAATCCAGGCTTTGCAGGTGGACTGATGGCCGTGAGTTCTGTCGCCGTTGTGCTGAACTCTTTGAGTCTAAAGCTAGGTCGCGCCTACTAAAGGACTACTAAAGACAGTATCTAGAGGAAAAAGATGCCTTAACGGCTCAGCTCATTCGTTAAATGCGAAAAATGAGTCCGGCTATCGTAGCTATTGTCAACTGGTTGGGTACAGTTCTCTGGCTGAAATTCTTACAAAACAACAAGCAAAGCAGAAAATTGCTTCTAGCGCTGTATCTTCCAATCACCAGTTCCATGAGGAATGCAAATCAAGTTCTCATCATAGCTTTGGATCATGCCTGCCTGTCGCAGCTTGCCCATCAACCGAGTGACTGTTACTCGAGTCGAACCAATGGCGCTGCCAATTTGAGCATGAGTTAAAGGGAACGGCAGATAATAGCCCTGTTCACAATGTTCACCATGCTCATCAATAAGTAGCGTCAAAAACCCTAATAGCCGATCGATTGTTCTGCGCTGACCTAGCGTGCTCAGCCACAGCATTTTACGTTGATGCTGACGCCGAAAAGCGTCTAATACTTCTTTTTGAAAATGAGGCCATGTCTCTAAATCATTCCAATAGAGCCAAATCACCGTGGTCTGATCCACATGTGCAAAACTTTGTAGGGAAAAAGGTGGTTGTGCAACGACCTCGAAAGGTTGCCCTGCACCTACAAATCCTAAGAATGCTTCTTCCGACGCGACTAAAGGCATTCTAGTGTTGCTAGTGCTGCGCTTTGCCGTAGCACTAGTCTGAGCGTTTCCCAATAAACGAACTGACCCTTTTTGCACTAGATAGAGTAGTCCAGGACGAGCCGGAATCTTCTCGTCTTTGTTGAATGTTCGGCAGCGGTAGTGTTCAGCCGCCCAATCAGAAATACGCTGCCAAGCCAAAAACGGGCGAGTACTATCCGACTGTGGGAAGGACATAGTAGGCGAAGATAGGTTGGGGTTAAGCGAAGTAGATAGTGTCATCTATAGATAAGGGAGAACGTCATAGAGTGAGTAGATATTGGGCGAAGGAGAGTGACTTTATAGGTTTTCTCTGTGATTACACGGAGAAGACAAAGCTTACTTTTACAAAGTTGACGTCTGACTAAGTAGAACCGCTGATGAGTGCCATTGATAAATGCTCGATCAGAAGTATTCGTACAGTTGAAGCTGCAAAGCGGACTTCTAAGTCAGCACAACACTACGTAAGCGCTGATGATGTTAGTAGATTAATATAAATTGTTGGATTATGTATGCGTAAATTCCGTTCTTTATTACTATTTCAGCATTCGTCGGAAGCCATCAAGAATCGGTATTAGAAACCAATGAGAAAAGCTACAGTAAATACCCCTAAAAATCTGAACTAGTTCTCTGAGGTAGCTATTTATTCTCTTCGAAATTGATTTTTCCACCTTCCTCAAAAGCGAACCCACGATGGTGACAAAGCGTCGCATGGCAACTTCGCAGGTATTGGGGGGAAAGCATTGTCCGCGGTGAGCCGTGTCTCCATACAGCTTACTCAAATTCAATCCTATACAACCTGCACTATCTAACTAACTATATAAGCGCTACCGATGACCAATAAAGCTATCAGTAATATGGCGAGTTTGCTAGTTGAATGGATAAAGTGAACAGGGCATGAAAGCTTACAGAATAGATTTGCTTTAATTGTTGGAATTCTTAGACGAATAACTGGGCTATTTCACAGTGCCAATCAGACGATAAGAAGATATCTTTGTTTCCCAACACAAAAATGACGAGCCACGTTCAAGACGATAGAAACTTCGACTTTCTTCTCTATGAAAATTGGGATATAAAACTTCGGATCTATCTCGAACTCAACACTTTTAGGAACCTACAGTATCTGTAACTTTTGAAACAGCTTGAACGAGTAAGGAACACCTCAATTCTTTTTTGGTGAAGTTATGAACCAGAGGATAAAGAAAAATTCTCTAGCAAGAGATGGTTAGCGCTACCGCTACGAGCGCAGTCTTACCTCTGTTTCCATTTATCAGCGCTTGATAAATTCCATACGACTGAGTGAAGATCTCTTAACCTTCGTTCCCTACGTATATAGCTGTGCCACTTTAACTAATGGACTCCAAAGATGACAAAAGAGAGATCTTCTCTTATAGTGATATTGTGTGAGGAGCGAACCAGTTAAGGACACCGAGACGAAACACGGCCAGTCGTCGGTGTCCTTTCTGATTTTGATTTCTGCCCCGCTTATAGGTTTAGTTCGTCGACTAGCGCGACTTGCCTCGATTAGCAGGTCTCAGTGTTCATAGGAAAGTGCTAAGTAGGTGAACGGATGTCGTCTTTAGCAACTAGTCCTCCAACCAGTGTAGAGTGCCAACCAGTGTAGAGTGCCAACCAGTGTAGAGTGCCAAGCGAAGAATGCTAAACTCGTCAGACATTTAACTAAGTAGTTAGCATTGAATAGATAGCAACTAAGGACACTACAAAGCGGAGTTAGATCACTTGAAGATTTCGACTTCAACTGCTGGTAAAGTGCCCTTCAAAATTTCCGAAAAAGTGGCGAGACAAGCACAAGCCTCTAGTCGTACATCAGGACATTACAAACCATAGCGCAATTACCAATCACTACCATCGGAGCGCTATGAGCACACCTAAATACCAGTATCGTCTTTAGACTGAGACTGCACCCTAGGAACAATCAAACCTTGGGGATAGTCGAAGAGCTAATCAATTAGCGAACAATAGAAAAGACGATTGTTTTGGTGCCATGACTACTCCTGTATATCGTCTGCTTGTGTGCCTATTGCAACCAATGCAGTAGTAGTCGTGTTTTACAGACCCTCTCTCATATCTGCTACATGGAGAGTATACTTTGAGCTAGGAGTACGGAGTTAGCATCGAGGTCGAGCAAACACTTTTGAGCAAACACTTCAGCTTGATGACGCGTAAGGTTCCTCAAGTGATTCCTTGGTAGCTGGGATTGAACCCGAGACCTGGCGATCGACGAGGTGGCTAATAGTTTAAAGGCGAATATAGGAGAAGCTGGAGATTACTCAGGGGCAAGTGATCGTTGCAGATAGTCCGTGTCATCCTGAAGCGCAGCTTTGCACAGACAAAATCCTAACTACATTCCGAACCCATCGGTCCTAAATACCGAATCAAGTAAGGAGAAAACACCTCGTATATCAGTGTTAGCGGTTGCCCATGGTGCCAAAACAAATAATGCCGTCCCCAAAACGGGCCCTTTTGCTCAAATGCCTTCTCTAGAGCGGTAGAATAACCAAACTCAATTCCTTGAATATCTCTATAGAGTTCCGTGCGTAGTTTAGCTAGGCTAGCCCAAATCGGTAAAGCGCGATTTTCTAGGTATTCGTCTACATGACTAGCTTCCCACCAAGAGGTAGCATAAGCTAGTCGCTGACCAGAAGCTGTCCGCAGCCAGACCTGACGGCGCAAATGTGGGCCTGGCACTTGTGCAATGGGCAAAGGTGCATAGTCCCCACCTGCGGCTACAGGCGACATATCGATGACATCGACCTCTGTTGGTTCACGGGTTAGTAGCTGCAGATGGCGCGTTGGCGAACCATCTCCTAGCATCAATATCTGCCATGCCGGGGAAAGCTGATCGTGAGGCAGCCCTCGTTTCACAACAGATTGATTGCCTTGCCATAGAGGTTTCAAAGCATACCAGGTAGCTGGTTGAGTCGAAGAAAGAGCGGAAGACGCTGAAGCCAATGTGTTTACAAAAGTTTATATCCTTGCTCTTATCATAGCGAACAAGTCATAACCAGCGAACAAGTCATACCTAGCAAGTTGCAAACAATAGAAAGCGACAAAAGCGGGACTATAGAGATAAGGTTACGCAATTATCTACCAAAGTTGTAGAGTCGAACCTTCTAGATCAAACTCTTTAGCCTGTGTGTTTTGCTATGACTTGCAACCAAAATGAATTCGGAGGGATTCTATTTTCACTAAAATCTGACAGCCAAAGTACAGAAATCCTATTACAGGAGCCCTGTGGCCACAACCTGTCTTGAGCCTATGCGGATGGCGAGACTCGAACTCGCAAGGCATGAGCCACACGCCCCTCAAGCGTGCGTGTCTACCAATTCCACCACATCCGCAAATGATGGCAACATCGACTTATAACAATACGGCATAATGGACACCTTTCGACAGTTTCTACGGATACGTTTGCTTTATGTAGTTACGGCGAGGACTAAAGCCTTCCACCAAAGTAAAGAGGGGTAGAAGGATGCGTGATACGATCAGCTTCTTGATGACTTAGCAGCAAATGCTGACCGCTAGATGAGCTTCTCTAAAATTTTGATTGCCAATCGTGGTGAGATCGCACTACGGATTATTCGCACGTGCGAAGAAATGGGAATCGCTACCATCGCTGTCCATTCCACCGTTGATCGCAGTGCTCTCCATGTTCAACTAGCTGATGAGGCCGTCTGTATTGGTGAAGCCTCCAGCAGCAAAAGCTATCTCAACATTCCAAATATTATCGCTGCTGCGCTCACGAGAGGCGCAACTGCCATTCATCCAGGCTATGGTTTTCTGGCTGAAAACGCTCGATTCGCTGAAATCTGCGCTGACCATAATCTTGTTTTCATTGGCCCTACTGCGGCGGCGATGCTGGCGATGGGTGATAAGGCGACTGCTAAAGCGACCATGCAAAAGGTCAAAGTACCTACCGTTCCAGGTAGTGAGGGTTTGCTAAATAGCCAGGAGGAGGCTGCTAAACTTGCTGCCGAAATTGGCTACCCAGTAATCATTAAAGCAACCGCAGGAGGGGGTGGGCGTGGTATGCGTTTGGTACGCGCTCCCCATGAGCTTGGAAAAATGTTCTTAGCTGCTCAAGGAGAGGCAGAAGCTTCTTTTGGTAATCCCGGTGTTTACTTAGAAAAGTTTGTCGAGAACCCACGTCATATAGAGTTCCAAATTCTAGCGGATAGCTATGGCAATGTTGTTCATTTGGGCGAGCGGGATTGCTCCATTCAACGACGCCATCAAAAGCTTTTAGAAGAAGCTCCTAGCGCCGCTTTAGACGAATCATTAAGACAGCAGATGGGTGCGGCGGCGGTCCGGGCTGCTGAGTCTATCAACTATGTGGGTGCTGGCACGGTAGAGTTTTTGGTGGACCGTACGGGCGAATTCTATTTTATGGAGATGAATACCCGCATCCAGGTTGAACACCCTGTCACAGAGATGGTAACGGGGATCGATCTGATTGCTGAGCAAATCCGGGTGGCCCAAGGCGATCGCCTACTATTTACTCAAGCCGATATCCAACTACGTGGTCATGCCATAGAATGCCGGATTAATGCAGAAGATCCAGAGCACAACTTCCGGCCTAATCCCGGTAGAATTAGCGGTTATCTAGCCCCTGGTGGCTTAGGGGTTCGGATGGACTCTCATGTATATACCGACTATGAAATTCCACCTTACTATGATTCGCTAATCGGCAAACTTATTGTTTGGGGTCCAAACAGAGATACAGCGATTCGGCGTATGCAAAGAGCGCTTAGAGAATTTGCTATCACTGGTTTGCCAACGACTATCGGATTCCACCAAAAAGTAATGGCGCATCCGCAGTTTGTGAAAGGAGAAGTCTTTACAGACTTTGTGGCAAATATGATGGAATAGCTCGCCGCCCTAGAACAGAGCGCTATCCGTAATGGCTACTTAGATTAGATATTCGTATAGACGGACCGTTTATACAGACGGACTATGTAATAGCTGCCTCTTCGGTAAACCTAACGCAACGAATTTCAACGTGAGCCGTTCCCTCTACGTTAGCTGCTAGTGCTACTAACTGATCTAATAATGTTCGTGACGAGACAACACCTGTCAAGATAACGACACATCCGCGCTGACGGACCTTCAGCTGGCTGATGTCTTCTTTAACAGATTGATTAAAGCACCTTAGAACCCTATTAGCTAAGCCGTTGTAGTCGTACTCGCCTCGGATGCCAATGCGTTCCGGTGGGCTAGTAGAAAAGCCCTTAAGTGGTGATAGCTTTGTCGCGCCAAACGGATTATGCACGGAAGGTACTAACACAACTGATGATTCGCCTACTCCATTCACGCTCTTATCCTCCACTTGTCAATAAATATTTCAAACGAATATATTTCCTTCGTTACCTTGCTAATTCCAGCTGAGCTGTGTTCTGAACCCGTTTACGTACTTTTGGTTTCGCTGCTATCTCAGCGGTCTCGCTTCTACAGGTATGGTTTTGCTTGTACGCTTCTATATTCAAGAACTTAATCCGCTTCGGTGAAATCTCGACACCATCTTGTACCTATCAGGAATTCTTGATAGTTTTATCGCTCACTTTCTCATCGTCTAGCCCAGAAGAGTTGCTACTCTGTGCAGGAGAGCGATGGGAATGTCCCCTAGATACGGCTCTAGCTGCCTAATAGAGATAATTGCCTTTCTGTTCAAACCCAATAGTGGGAAAAACACAGACGTTTAGTGAATCTTTACAAATAGCTTTCAGAAGAAATAGCTAGACCGGTGACTGGTACTGTAAGGATTTACAAAGATTGTATAAGTAGTATAAGAAGATTTACGTATATTTTGATACCTCAATAGGGTTTTTGGACGGGTTTTACGTAGTTTTGGCTAGGTTTTTGAACTTTTTATACCAAACTTGCCCTATATAGTAAAAATATGATGAAGCCTGTTTCCTAAAAGATAGAAAAGGGCAATTCATAGACTGGCATACTAAATTTCGACGCCAGCTCTTTGTACTCTACTGAGTTGAGTATCTTACTAAGGGACTTAGAAATTATACGTACTAGGTCTATAAACGGATGCTAGGACTGCAGCAACTACTAGGACTGCAATAGTGCCACTGCGTAGGCAGCAATACCTTCTTCTCT
It includes:
- a CDS encoding chorismate lyase — protein: MASASSALSSTQPATWYALKPLWQGNQSVVKRGLPHDQLSPAWQILMLGDGSPTRHLQLLTREPTEVDVIDMSPVAAGGDYAPLPIAQVPGPHLRRQVWLRTASGQRLAYATSWWEASHVDEYLENRALPIWASLAKLRTELYRDIQGIEFGYSTALEKAFEQKGPFWGRHYLFWHHGQPLTLIYEVFSPYLIRYLGPMGSECS
- the accC gene encoding acetyl-CoA carboxylase biotin carboxylase subunit; translated protein: MSFSKILIANRGEIALRIIRTCEEMGIATIAVHSTVDRSALHVQLADEAVCIGEASSSKSYLNIPNIIAAALTRGATAIHPGYGFLAENARFAEICADHNLVFIGPTAAAMLAMGDKATAKATMQKVKVPTVPGSEGLLNSQEEAAKLAAEIGYPVIIKATAGGGGRGMRLVRAPHELGKMFLAAQGEAEASFGNPGVYLEKFVENPRHIEFQILADSYGNVVHLGERDCSIQRRHQKLLEEAPSAALDESLRQQMGAAAVRAAESINYVGAGTVEFLVDRTGEFYFMEMNTRIQVEHPVTEMVTGIDLIAEQIRVAQGDRLLFTQADIQLRGHAIECRINAEDPEHNFRPNPGRISGYLAPGGLGVRMDSHVYTDYEIPPYYDSLIGKLIVWGPNRDTAIRRMQRALREFAITGLPTTIGFHQKVMAHPQFVKGEVFTDFVANMME
- a CDS encoding Crp/Fnr family transcriptional regulator, whose translation is MTLSTSLNPNLSSPTMSFPQSDSTRPFLAWQRISDWAAEHYRCRTFNKDEKIPARPGLLYLVQKGSVRLLGNAQTSATAKRSTSNTRMPLVASEEAFLGFVGAGQPFEVVAQPPFSLQSFAHVDQTTVIWLYWNDLETWPHFQKEVLDAFRRQHQRKMLWLSTLGQRRTIDRLLGFLTLLIDEHGEHCEQGYYLPFPLTHAQIGSAIGSTRVTVTRLMGKLRQAGMIQSYDENLICIPHGTGDWKIQR